The Rhododendron vialii isolate Sample 1 chromosome 3a, ASM3025357v1 nucleotide sequence TATGTGTAAGAACTAAGAATGCTTAGATAGTAGTTTCAGGTACAAAAAGAAGTACGTATGTCTGTTGTCGTGTCCTCTCATGTAAAATGGTTATGCACACATGAGCCACTTGTCCAAAGTACTTCCAGCTATATTAAAATTGGAAGGAAAGTAGTTGGACTTAGGCTTGttaatggaccggatccgatccgaattcgataatgtcgatccgataatccgaatccgataatccaaatacggatcggatcggattaaatccgttatcaatccgaattcgaactttattttttttaattttttaattttttttttaaaaaacagtaaattttttattttgaaaaaaaaaattgtttaagaagttgtattttttattgtagattttttttggaaaatattttttttccaaaaaaaatttgtatatttttgctaaaatttttgaagtacaaCAGTTTTCgaatcggattcggattttcggatcagATCCGAATTTTTCATATTCgaattaccactatcggattcggGTCTTAttggatccggcccattgataGGCCTAGTTGGACTCATTGGACAAGGTACAACTAGTTTGGTGTCTGATATGGCCCAAAATGGAGCATGGAGGATAGCGTTGTAACGAATTGGAGAAGGCTAGAATGCTGAAGGTTTTCTGCAAGATGAACAAAAATCATTATGGTTGGGTATTAAAGCGATCAACCTCTGATTCATTTTGCTGACGATCTTttcgtttatttttttccaaaggAATTAGTATATGGAAGGCGAAGAACAGTTCCACAGGGAGCAGCTCAATGATAACAGAAAATCAACCAACTAAACCTGTAGTAGATGCCAACTCCATGGACACAGGTCCTGGCAGAAGCTTTAGAAATTTCCGTTTTGATACCAATTTGATAATCCAAGCAATGGAAACTGCTTTCTTCTCGTGATGCTGAATCGCTGTTTGTAGTGGACGAGTTTTATGCAACCACATGGTTTGTTGAGTTTGTAGCTGTTGCGTATGCATCTTTTCGACAGCATTTATGACCtctttgtgtttgcttggtagCTGTGCCGactttgttttgtaaatgattACAAGGTTAgagatatatgtatatattctgTGCAGAAACTCTTCTGGCAAATGCTTGAATCAGGTTTCTTTTGTTGGTTTCTAGTTTAGTAGCAAAAATGTCGGAACTGCCCATTATATTGGCTGACTGCTTGCATATGGTTCATTGACTCAAAAGAGAATGGGAGTTTGAGCCGTAGTTGTATAAACCCATTAATCCTCCATCAGCTTCAAGAGaagatgttccctttgtttccTGTCATTGGATGGCTTTCCAAGAGAAGATATTCTTCTTGTTCTTACACCAGCAGAGCAGGAACAACAAGAATAATGGCTATAAATCGAGAACTTTAGATTGGAAAGCCAACCAATGCACAACAACCCTAAAGGAACCTTTAAATCACTGAAGTCACAATACTCAGAATGTTGGATCATCACCGCCACGGATTTACCGACCGAAATATAGACATAACGAAAACAATACCCATACATACATTGCAAAGCGTGGATATGTTTTCCAGTCTATTAATCATGATTAGAAAAACAATAATTCAATCTAAACAGAGAGTCAATCAATTTACCATAAACTGATTTGCTCAATTACCATATGCACAATAGTATAATATATACACAAAGTGAGCTGTTAGTTGCGAACCAAATAATCCGATTTTCCATAAGTAAACATAGTCCTCAAAGGAACCCTGTTTAAACAGAGATACATGACCTTGAGGCACTGCAGAGGTGCAAGTagcatatctttcattttcctcaaacaaatcaaaatggCAATGCTATTTTTCAACTCCATCAAATAAAGAGGAGCCTATTAAAATATTGCAAATTGCCAAATTTTTAGGTGATAGGCTCTGATAGCGGACCACAGGAGAGCCTCTTCCCGGTGGAGGAGCCTTTTTTTTCCTCGTAAGAGATCAGGATAACAATAAAAAAGTCATGTCATATAGGATACCGTtcgttgaagatgctcttacgGATTAAATTGTTAGCATCTCCAGCTTAGTGAAGTACGAAAGCAACTAGAACTAGAAAAACAGCTATAGTTTTCTATTCCTCACTCATCTTCATCTTAGTAGGGTTCGAATTCAGTTGGACCATACCCACCAGTCATCTTATTATGTATCTGGCAGTTTGGATATTCATTTTCTGAGGTGGACAGTACAGTGCCAAGAGCTCGAAAACCCCAGCAGAAGAAAATCGGAATGACTAAACCTACATAGAACCCACAACAGGTATAGAAAACAAAACCAGCACAAAACCTTAATACAGGTTCCAGCAATTCGAAACCTCCCTGCTTGCAATCAAATCTTCAACTCTTGCAACTCTTGTGTCACCACCACAGATACCTTCTGGTTGTTCTGGACCTTGTTCTCCATGTGCACCGAATTTCCAGCTTGCAGGATGGGAAGAGCTGTTGAAACAGGTGGCTCCTCTATACGAACTGGCGGAGCAGCAAAAACTGGCAATGTTGGCCTTATACAAACAGGTGGAGCAATACTAGCCGGTGAGGGCTGCCTCTGCTGTGCGGACTGGCTAGGTGGAGGAAGCGGTGGTGCAGAGAAAACTGGTATGGCATTTCTTATCGTCACTGGTGGTGCAATTCCATGGTATGCCCTGAACTTATGGACAGGAATGTAGGGTGCTGCTCCAGCTGCAGGGAACTTCAGAGGCTGGATTCTGGGGCTTTCTGGTGACGGTAGCGGGACATCGTATGATGCAGCAATAACAGGTTGGCTTTCAGCAGGCGCCCTTGGAAATATGGTTTCATTCATTGTAGGGGTTAATGGTCTATTTTGAGGGCTGATGCTTGGGCACATCAAGCTGTTGTTTACAGGTGTAATAACATGTCTGTTTCGAGCAGCCTTGGAGTATATGAGGGGAAGGATTTTTGATGCCCTAATAGGAGGGGGCTTCGTTGTGGTCAAGGGACTAGGGTTCTGTGTTGGGAACTGAATGGGAAAGGATACATCAAGCATTTTTGCTTTCCTAAGAAAATTCTGCAAAGCACGCGATACAGCGACATGCTCCTGAGCATCGGTATTCACCTTCTTGGATGATGAACACTCAGATTGTTGTGCTACTGTacagacaaaaaaagaagcatgTTATTTACATAGTTGATACTTCtaaattcatttttcaaaacttcTGTTTACTTCAACAAGCCCTATACCTGTGGTCATGTTCTTAACGAGTTCATGAACATGCTTTTACTCAAAAGTGCCAAACTATATTTACCCTAGAAACATGGTAATGGGGAACTAGCATAGTCTTTAAAGCCATGTTACATGGAATAATTATTAGTGTTGTGGTGGGTACATGTAGTGTAAGGATTAATATAATTCTCATTTCGAGGACACAGGGACACTGCAAATATTCATGTGTAATACATTTGATCCATCTTTCTTGGGTAAATATTGTAACAACGTGCAATAGAGCATTTCATGCATATTATGGTAGCTTTACGCATAGCTCTACTTGAAACTTGAAGTACTAATAAATCTTGAAGTACTAATAAATCTTCCCAAGAGAATATCCAACTAAACTGTCCGACACATATCCTACACTGTACCAGTTGTTGAGTGTCCAACACGGGTAGTTTATACTTTCAGAAGGGTCCATGTTCATACCTGTAAAGCCTCTTGGAAGGGGGATGCCCTTCCTGTGTTTTGCAACCCATCACTATTACTGGAAAGGTTTGGCTTTGTCAGGTGTATAACTGAGGCTGGGTAAAGACTAAAAGGATGCATTGACAAACTATTTGGACTACATTGGTAAGATCTGTCCAGGCGCATTGGTTGAAGGATCTTTAAGGATATGGAAAGGGTGTAAACACTTGGATGAAGATGGAAAGATCTGCTAATACAAGATTTGTGATGTGAAACATAAACTTGGCCTGAGGTTAATTGGATTCTACTAGATTCAGAAGTACCAAAAATAGAACCTTTATACTAGGGAATACAATATCTCAATGCATCACACAAGTTCCACACTCCACCAGTTATAGTCTGATAGATACGCAAATAACCTAGAAAGCAAATTTAGAGGCAGAGAAAAAGGGTCTTTCAGTTGCAGTCTGTACGCGGAATGAACTGGGACAGTTTCTCTGCAAGGAAGTTAGCTTTGCGCAAACGAAGGCCGCTAGCTTTAAAACTTAAatacatctgtttttgaaatcaCTACAACTACAAAAGATAGAAGGTAATGCCTTAACAACCATCCTTCCAACCTGGCAATACACAAAATCCCAAGGTTTACATATACTATCTTATAAATCCTGTCTCCATACGCACCTCCCTTCTTCTCTCATTCATACAATGCTTATATAATTACGAGGAAATGCAATGTCAATATGCAAATGCACATGCATAAGATCGTTTCATCAACAATGGAAGCGTGACAATCGTCTTGTGAATGTGTGAGGATTAGCACCTATTGACCAAAAAACTGCCAAcgagttcatttttttttttttgttgacaagtaattcaaaatagtttttggtgttggaagaattttttatttttcctccgaTACAATATGCAAAACCAGATAGGCCATCTACTGAATTGGTGATGGATATTCGCAAACATTAACCATCATCCCAGCAGGTCCAATATGCATGCAGGCAAAACTGGAGCATTGACATTAAAGATCCTACAAACGGGTTCAACATGCATGCCTGCAGCACTTTACTCCAATAACACCGTAATTCATGAAATGTTTTCTGTATATACATCATCAGTGTGACCAAAAATTATAGAACCGAATTCCAGAAAATATTTCTGCTAGCATATGTAATCGGCGACAACTAAAACTGGAGCTCCTTTATTTTCCAAGGTTTCCGTAAAGTTTCTCATGAATATCATACAAGGCCaggattttccattttttccacaTGTATCTCGCTATTGGGAAGACGATTAAATCATTCTTAAGAAAAGCCTCTTGTGGCTACATCTCAATGCAAGGATGACTTACGTAGTTTCAGAGATGACCAAGCTGTCATAGCCACATTTTTTTCA carries:
- the LOC131318717 gene encoding double-stranded RNA-binding protein 2-like; translated protein: MYKNQLQELAQRSCFNLPSYTCIREGPDHAPRFKSVVNFNGDSFESPSFCTTLRQAEHSAAEVALNALAVSGPSHSLAARILDETGVYKNLLQEVSQRVAASLPIYTTFRSGIGHVPFSCTVELAGIRFTGEPAKNKKQAEKNVAMTAWSSLKLLAQQSECSSSKKVNTDAQEHVAVSRALQNFLRKAKMLDVSFPIQFPTQNPSPLTTTKPPPIRASKILPLIYSKAARNRHVITPVNNSLMCPSISPQNRPLTPTMNETIFPRAPAESQPVIAASYDVPLPSPESPRIQPLKFPAAGAAPYIPVHKFRAYHGIAPPVTIRNAIPVFSAPPLPPPSQSAQQRQPSPASIAPPVCIRPTLPVFAAPPVRIEEPPVSTALPILQAGNSVHMENKVQNNQKVSVVVTQELQELKI